In Hoeflea ulvae, one genomic interval encodes:
- a CDS encoding (2Fe-2S)-binding protein: MTKSHIELTINGKKVEALVEPRTLLIHFLREQQNLTGAHIGCDTGHCGACTVDMDDMSVKSCMTFAVQANGTDITTIEGVANSDGTLSALQEGFRMMHGLQCGFCTPGMILRAHRLLQENPAPTEDEIRHGISGNLCRCTGYVNIVKSIQYAAAKINGTPFQEAAE, translated from the coding sequence ATGACAAAATCGCATATCGAACTGACCATCAACGGCAAGAAGGTCGAGGCGCTGGTCGAACCGCGCACCTTGCTGATCCACTTTCTGCGCGAACAGCAGAACCTGACCGGCGCCCATATCGGCTGCGACACCGGCCACTGCGGCGCGTGCACGGTCGACATGGATGACATGTCGGTGAAAAGCTGCATGACATTTGCGGTGCAGGCCAATGGCACCGACATCACCACCATCGAGGGCGTGGCCAATTCCGACGGGACGCTGAGCGCGCTGCAGGAAGGTTTTCGCATGATGCACGGGCTGCAATGCGGTTTCTGCACGCCGGGAATGATCCTGCGGGCGCACCGGTTGCTGCAGGAAAATCCGGCGCCGACCGAGGACGAAATCCGCCACGGCATTTCCGGCAATCTCTGCCGCTGCACCGGCTACGTCAACATCGTCAAATCGATCCAGTATGCCGCCGCGAAAATCAACGGCACCCCGTTCCAGGAGGCTGCAGAATGA
- a CDS encoding AAA family ATPase, with protein sequence MPQEQVATQLAAVGYIPDRDLAMALWLMESLKRPLLLEGEAGVGKTEVARALAHAHDTRLIRLQCYEGLDQSAALYEWNYQRQLLAIKAREGSDASAVEEHIFSETYLLERPLLAAIRQDKPAVLLIDEVDRADEEFEAFLLELLSDFQVSIPELGTITATTIPRVILTSNGTRELSDALRRRCLYHYVDYPDVDREARIILSRLPGIDTDLALQIANMVSLIRKEDLRKSPGVAETLDWAATLAGLEIRHLRDDPETVHETLMCLIKTAEDTARMTREVSDRLLGKVA encoded by the coding sequence ATCCCGCAGGAACAGGTCGCCACACAACTGGCCGCGGTCGGGTACATTCCCGATCGCGACCTGGCGATGGCTTTGTGGCTGATGGAAAGCCTCAAGCGGCCGCTGCTGCTCGAGGGCGAGGCAGGCGTCGGCAAGACCGAAGTGGCGCGCGCTCTGGCGCATGCCCACGACACCAGGCTGATCCGGCTGCAATGCTATGAAGGGCTCGACCAGAGCGCAGCCCTTTATGAGTGGAACTACCAGCGGCAGTTGCTCGCCATCAAGGCGCGCGAAGGCAGTGATGCCTCGGCTGTGGAAGAACACATTTTCAGCGAGACCTATCTGCTGGAACGGCCGTTGCTGGCCGCGATCCGGCAGGACAAGCCCGCCGTGCTGCTGATCGACGAGGTCGACCGGGCGGATGAGGAATTCGAGGCCTTTCTGCTCGAACTGCTGTCGGATTTTCAGGTTTCCATCCCCGAACTCGGGACCATCACGGCGACCACCATTCCCCGCGTCATCCTGACGTCGAACGGCACCCGCGAGCTCAGTGATGCGCTCCGCCGGCGCTGTCTCTATCATTATGTCGACTATCCCGATGTCGATCGCGAAGCCCGGATCATCCTGTCGCGCCTTCCCGGCATCGACACCGATCTGGCGCTGCAGATCGCCAATATGGTCAGCCTGATCCGCAAGGAAGATCTGCGCAAGTCTCCTGGTGTCGCCGAAACGCTGGACTGGGCGGCGACCCTTGCCGGGCTGGAGATCCGCCACCTGCGCGACGATCCGGAAACCGTACACGAGACGCTGATGTGCCTGATCAAGACCGCCGAGGACACAGCGCGCATGACCCGCGAAGTCTCCGACCGGCTGCTTGGCAAGGTGGCCTGA
- a CDS encoding vWA domain-containing protein yields MSAALEMENPIGAGARTKLNGFVHVLRDNGFVVGLAETRDALTVLASPDAARPSRLRPALRALFCSRQSDWQKFDELFDAYWLQRGMKSATRISGAPQTSPPGLQTQAAGQRGFGESDQADHVERGEGSEVSETGQSKREGASRTELLSKTDFRHLTQPEDLEAAHQLAERLARSMRARLTRRMHARRSGQRLDLRRTIHKSIAHGGTPLELVRRKRKDKPLRLVVLLDASGSMNLYSAVFLRFMHGVLDSFREAEAFVFHTRLIHISPALKERNPQRAMERMSLLAQGTGGGTRIGESLATFNRWHAKRCIHSRTCVMIVSDGYDTGPAENLGVEMQALRRRCRRIAWLNPMIGWQGYAPEAAGMKAALPHIDLFAPAHNLDSLEALEPYLARI; encoded by the coding sequence ATGAGCGCCGCCCTGGAAATGGAAAACCCGATTGGAGCAGGTGCGAGGACAAAGCTCAATGGCTTCGTCCATGTTCTGCGCGATAACGGTTTCGTTGTTGGCCTGGCCGAAACCCGGGATGCGCTGACGGTACTGGCAAGCCCGGATGCCGCACGCCCCTCGCGCTTGCGGCCGGCCTTGAGAGCCCTGTTCTGCAGCCGGCAATCCGACTGGCAGAAATTCGACGAGCTGTTCGACGCGTACTGGCTCCAACGCGGAATGAAGTCGGCAACCCGCATCTCCGGCGCACCGCAGACATCGCCGCCCGGTCTGCAGACCCAGGCAGCGGGCCAGCGCGGCTTTGGCGAAAGCGACCAGGCCGACCATGTCGAGCGCGGCGAAGGCAGCGAAGTGTCCGAAACCGGCCAGTCCAAGCGCGAAGGCGCGTCCCGCACGGAGCTGTTGTCGAAAACCGATTTCCGCCACCTCACCCAGCCCGAGGATCTGGAGGCGGCACATCAGCTTGCCGAACGCCTGGCCAGGAGCATGCGTGCGCGGCTGACGCGCAGGATGCATGCACGGCGCTCCGGTCAACGGCTGGATCTACGCCGGACCATCCACAAGAGCATCGCCCATGGCGGCACGCCGCTGGAGCTGGTGCGGCGCAAGCGCAAGGACAAGCCGCTGCGCCTCGTCGTGCTGCTTGATGCATCGGGCTCGATGAACCTCTATTCGGCTGTCTTCCTGCGTTTCATGCACGGCGTGCTCGACAGTTTTCGCGAAGCCGAAGCCTTCGTCTTCCACACCCGCCTGATCCACATCTCGCCAGCGCTGAAAGAACGCAATCCGCAGCGCGCCATGGAACGCATGTCGTTGCTGGCTCAAGGCACCGGCGGCGGAACCCGCATCGGCGAAAGCCTCGCCACCTTCAACCGCTGGCACGCCAAGCGCTGCATTCATTCGCGCACCTGCGTGATGATCGTCTCGGACGGCTACGACACCGGTCCGGCTGAAAATCTCGGTGTCGAGATGCAGGCATTGCGCCGCCGCTGCCGCCGCATTGCCTGGCTCAATCCGATGATCGGCTGGCAGGGCTATGCGCCGGAGGCTGCCGGCATGAAAGCGGCCCTGCCCCATATCGACCTGTTCGCCCCGGCCCACAATCTCGACAGTCTCGAAGCCCTTGAACCCTATCTGGCAAGGATATGA
- a CDS encoding SRPBCC family protein, which produces MEMNGSQRIEASREVVYAALNDVDVLRQCIPGCQSIEKTSDTEMNAKVTLRVGPVKASFAGKVTLSDLDPPNGYTISGEGSGGMAGFAKGGAKVDLVADGDDATILNYDVQAQIGGKIAQLGSRLIDGTAKKLAGDFFEKFSEIVGPQQPAEAAEPEEVAEKKGWVGRLRDLALRADEAPVGAASPAGRPRPEI; this is translated from the coding sequence ATGGAAATGAACGGATCACAGCGCATCGAAGCTTCTCGCGAAGTGGTTTATGCCGCACTCAACGATGTCGACGTCCTGCGGCAATGCATTCCCGGTTGCCAGTCCATCGAGAAGACCTCGGACACCGAGATGAACGCCAAGGTGACCTTGCGCGTCGGCCCGGTGAAAGCCAGCTTTGCCGGCAAGGTAACGCTGTCGGATCTCGATCCGCCAAACGGCTACACCATCAGCGGCGAAGGTTCTGGCGGCATGGCCGGTTTTGCCAAGGGCGGTGCGAAGGTCGATCTGGTTGCCGATGGCGACGACGCCACCATACTCAATTATGACGTCCAAGCCCAGATCGGCGGCAAGATAGCCCAGCTCGGCAGCCGGCTGATTGACGGCACGGCCAAGAAACTGGCCGGCGATTTCTTCGAAAAATTCAGCGAGATTGTCGGCCCGCAACAACCCGCTGAAGCAGCGGAGCCGGAAGAGGTCGCGGAGAAGAAGGGCTGGGTTGGCCGCTTGCGCGATCTCGCTCTGAGAGCTGACGAAGCCCCGGTCGGCGCGGCCAGCCCGGCGGGGCGGCCGCGACCGGAGATATGA
- a CDS encoding FAD binding domain-containing protein encodes MIPGAFDYHRPATIEDAVGLLAKLGEEASILAGGHSLIPLMKTRLASPEHLVDLSGIGTLKGITVEGDDIIIGAMTTQFELITSDTLSRHIPIIAETSRLIADPQIRYKGTFGGNVANGDPGNDMPALMMCLGASYAVSGPDGSRDIAARDFYQGAYYTLLEPGEILTAVRIPIPPPGHGYAYEKLKRKVGDYATAAAAVVLTMAGNTCASVSIGLTNVSETPLWASDAAELLIGTSLDKSSVDAAVAAAEAITNPASDMRGPAEYRTKMAGVMLRRAVERAQSRARA; translated from the coding sequence ATGATACCTGGCGCATTTGACTATCACCGACCCGCAACGATCGAGGATGCTGTGGGGCTGCTTGCGAAGCTGGGCGAGGAAGCCAGCATTCTGGCCGGCGGTCACAGCCTGATCCCCTTGATGAAGACCCGGCTGGCTTCGCCGGAACATCTTGTCGACCTGTCCGGCATCGGCACTCTCAAGGGCATCACGGTCGAGGGCGACGACATCATCATCGGCGCCATGACCACGCAGTTCGAGCTGATCACCTCGGACACGCTCTCGCGCCACATTCCGATCATCGCCGAAACCTCGCGGCTGATCGCCGATCCGCAGATCCGCTACAAGGGCACCTTCGGCGGCAATGTCGCCAATGGTGATCCGGGCAACGACATGCCGGCGCTGATGATGTGCCTGGGCGCCAGCTATGCGGTCTCCGGCCCCGATGGCAGCCGCGACATCGCCGCCCGCGACTTCTACCAGGGCGCCTATTACACCTTGCTGGAGCCGGGCGAGATCCTGACCGCGGTGCGCATTCCCATTCCTCCCCCGGGCCATGGCTATGCCTATGAGAAACTCAAGCGCAAGGTCGGCGACTACGCCACCGCCGCGGCAGCCGTGGTGCTCACCATGGCGGGCAACACGTGCGCCAGCGTTTCCATCGGCCTGACCAATGTCTCCGAAACCCCGCTCTGGGCCTCCGATGCTGCAGAGCTTCTCATCGGCACCAGCCTCGACAAGTCATCGGTGGACGCCGCCGTGGCCGCTGCCGAAGCGATCACCAATCCGGCATCCGACATGCGCGGGCCGGCGGAGTATCGCACCAAGATGGCAGGCGTCATGCTGCGGCGCGCAGTCGAGCGGGCCCAGTCCCGCGCCAGAGCTTGA
- a CDS encoding XdhC family protein — protein sequence MPRQSDILDLISDYKSKGEPFALATVVRTVSVTAAKAGAKAVIRADGTITEGWIGGGCARGAVLRAAREALVDGQSRLVSIQPDERLSEHQVKSGETRDGVVYAKNMCPSQGTMDVFVEPVLPRPNLLICGASPVAIALADLARRMGFFITVCAPAADHTGFGETDRLIDGYAIPADGSERDYVVIATQGRGDSAALKAAVEVPSKYLAFVGSRKKAAALKTELAKSGVSSSQLETIHAPAGIDIGAITPDEIAFSIVAEMIEIRRRGQRTL from the coding sequence ATGCCGCGGCAATCCGACATTCTCGATCTGATCAGCGATTACAAATCGAAGGGCGAACCGTTTGCGCTGGCAACCGTGGTGCGTACGGTGTCGGTGACGGCGGCCAAGGCCGGCGCCAAGGCGGTGATCCGCGCCGACGGAACCATCACGGAGGGCTGGATCGGCGGCGGATGCGCCCGCGGCGCCGTGCTCAGGGCCGCACGCGAGGCGCTTGTCGACGGCCAGTCGCGGCTTGTCAGCATCCAGCCCGACGAGCGACTGAGCGAGCATCAGGTCAAATCCGGCGAAACCCGTGATGGGGTCGTCTACGCCAAGAACATGTGCCCGAGCCAGGGAACCATGGATGTGTTTGTCGAGCCGGTGCTGCCGCGGCCGAACCTGCTGATCTGCGGCGCCTCGCCGGTTGCCATTGCGCTGGCCGATCTGGCCCGGCGCATGGGGTTCTTCATCACCGTGTGTGCGCCTGCGGCCGATCACACCGGTTTCGGCGAGACCGACCGCCTGATCGACGGTTACGCGATTCCGGCCGATGGCAGCGAGCGCGACTATGTGGTGATCGCCACCCAGGGGCGCGGCGACAGCGCTGCACTCAAGGCCGCGGTGGAGGTGCCGTCCAAATATCTGGCCTTTGTCGGGTCGCGCAAAAAGGCTGCCGCCCTGAAAACCGAACTGGCCAAATCCGGTGTATCATCATCACAGCTTGAAACCATTCATGCGCCGGCGGGCATCGATATCGGTGCCATCACGCCTGACGAAATCGCGTTCTCGATCGTGGCGGAAATGATCGAAATCCGCCGCCGCGGCCAACGCACACTCTGA
- a CDS encoding MHYT domain-containing protein — protein sequence MPSGHNHYLVALSVIVAIQASYVGLYLALRISGAFALHRRFLIAASAITLSVGIWSMHFIGMLSMGMAAQVDYLVLPTLVSLLLCVLVVGIAVYLASLRSNHLLAVAAGVMGLGIATMHYVGMIALNASARISYDPAYVTGSFLIAVTASGLALWLAFSAARRPPLFLCASFLGCAVSGMHYTAMAGTRFDFSLSGSSAATSFISSDTLAVIVSVVAFAISGIFMLTLVPKRKHSDRDSAGPKDADGNFDDFTDTGFSEPAPAADAAAGAEPPSDSVKLLPIEKNGNRFHIAASDVVSVHANAHYTYVFNGRDDLFCTLSISEIFERLPKPAFYRTHRSYIVNLAHVGQVRKSGDAAVAELDSPVRRSVPISRARVAELRQELAAHQARRHSGVA from the coding sequence ATGCCATCGGGTCACAATCATTATCTTGTTGCGCTGTCGGTGATCGTGGCCATCCAGGCCAGCTATGTCGGCCTGTATCTTGCGCTGCGCATCTCCGGCGCCTTTGCGCTGCACCGCCGCTTTCTGATCGCGGCCTCGGCAATCACGCTGTCGGTCGGCATCTGGAGCATGCATTTCATCGGCATGCTGTCGATGGGCATGGCCGCCCAGGTCGACTATCTGGTGCTGCCGACCCTGGTGTCGCTGCTGTTGTGCGTGCTGGTGGTCGGCATCGCCGTCTATCTGGCGAGCCTGCGGTCAAACCATCTGCTGGCCGTCGCAGCCGGCGTGATGGGGCTCGGCATTGCGACCATGCATTATGTCGGCATGATCGCGCTCAATGCCAGCGCCCGGATCAGCTATGATCCGGCCTATGTCACGGGCAGCTTCCTCATCGCCGTGACCGCCTCCGGCCTGGCCCTGTGGCTGGCCTTTTCGGCAGCGCGGCGGCCGCCGCTGTTCCTGTGCGCAAGCTTTCTGGGCTGTGCGGTGTCGGGGATGCACTACACCGCGATGGCCGGCACGCGATTCGACTTTTCGCTGTCGGGATCAAGCGCTGCAACCTCGTTCATTTCCAGCGACACCCTTGCGGTGATCGTCAGCGTCGTGGCCTTTGCGATCTCCGGCATCTTCATGCTGACGCTGGTGCCGAAGCGAAAACATTCCGACCGCGACAGCGCCGGCCCGAAGGACGCTGACGGCAACTTTGACGATTTTACTGACACCGGGTTCTCGGAACCGGCGCCAGCGGCGGATGCTGCGGCCGGCGCTGAACCGCCGAGTGATTCTGTCAAACTGCTGCCGATCGAAAAGAACGGGAACCGGTTCCACATCGCCGCCAGCGATGTGGTCTCGGTCCATGCCAACGCCCATTACACCTATGTTTTCAATGGCCGCGACGATCTTTTCTGCACGCTTTCGATCTCCGAGATCTTCGAGCGCCTACCGAAACCGGCCTTCTACCGCACCCATCGCAGCTATATCGTCAATCTGGCGCATGTCGGCCAGGTCAGGAAATCCGGCGATGCGGCGGTTGCGGAACTGGATTCGCCGGTCCGCCGGTCGGTGCCGATCAGCCGCGCGCGCGTGGCCGAGCTGCGGCAGGAACTGGCCGCCCACCAGGCGCGCAGACATTCCGGCGTTGCATGA